Genomic segment of Hoplias malabaricus isolate fHopMal1 chromosome 14, fHopMal1.hap1, whole genome shotgun sequence:
GCCTACAGAGAATATTCCAGAAATCATTCTCTACTGGAAGCACTCCACAGTAAGATAGACTGCCCTGTCTGTTTAATAATGATGTGCAACTCCTGAAATGCTATTGCTAATTGTGTGAATTTGTAAATATAATGGATATCTAGTAAATTGCATTGCAGAAGCCATGCCTAAATATCAGATTAACGTTAGatataagaattttttttttttttttttttgcgcttTGCTTTTTCCAActaaatttattaaatataaaactgcTTTAGATATGTAAGTATGATTTATAGCTGTTTAAGGTAcagtttctaaaaataaaatgttctgcACTTGTTTGGGACACACTGATCTAGGACACAGTCTCGCATAAAAGGTGTAGAATAACAGCCATTTAAGCTTAACCAGTCTCAGTGTCTGTACTGCCAGCATGCATGGAGCTTGCCAGACTAGAGGTTTCTGCTATTTATACAGTAAATTCAGTGCTTCTCTGCCAAGGAGCTGTGAAGAGGCCATGTACTATGTTTCTTCTCTACTCCTGAACTGCTTTAGGGAGAAACTGGcctaatataaatgtattaaataatattattataccTATAAATTCCTggcaaaggcagacacaggccTTCTTTTATTCTggacaaatgtaaacaattttgtttcatttaaaaaatatatttttttgtgattttagtTAATAACCTGGAGGTGGTGTCTGATGTTAACTATGTTAAACCTTGTCATGTGTATAGATAGGTTTTTGTGAAATTTGCCCTTTAATTGGAACAATGAACTATAGCCTTTGACTCTATGCATAAGGCAGAATCTACTCAGACTACAAAGCAGAGGTCTTGCACAGTTTTGCAATGCTTTACAAAGTCCAATAAGGTTTTTCAGGCCAAACTGCCCATCTATGTTCCAGATAAATCAGGCGCCCTGATATAATTGCCAGCATGGTACTTGTAATCTTATGGTCTTAGAGGTTCAAGTAATGCCAACTAAACCCCCTCTCATGCATGTTTAGCAGTGTTCAAGCCTATTAAATATTGGAAAAGaatcaaatattttattcttttgtttGTTGGTGATGCAATATCACACAGATTTAAACTGGCACTTTGTTTGCTTTGGAAATGAAATATCAGCAGCCTTCATTTTCGTGTTTTCTGTTTATGTAGATCTTTGACGTGGGTGAAAACCTGATGGTTCCAGATGAATTCACTACTGAGGAACACATGACTGGCATGTGGTGGAGGCATTTGGTAGCAGGTGGGGgtgctggagctgtgtcacgAAGTTGCACTGCCCCACTGGACCGACTCAAAGTACTAATGCAGGCAAGTGTCAATACAGTTACAAACATGTAACTTATAGAGAGgtttcacatttaaaatgtggTACTAGATTTATTGAAAGCCTTTTAGCAGTGTCCCAAAATGACATCAAAATGCACCCGTTTTCCTTGACTTAGTTGTGCATTATATTAATGGTTTATACTTCTgacaaattaattcatttatggAAGATAAGGGTGTTGGTTGTGTAACCATAAGTTTAGGGAAGTGTGATTTAATAACTTTACCTGTGGCAAGATTTTGTGAACGTTGCCCAAGAACCATAAACTGTGTAATCTGTAAATGAATGAGCATGTCCTTGGGAGAGGTTTACCTACCAAAGCACACAGCCAGTCATAGTGGAAAGCTGCTAACACATCGCCCTGTTGTACTCTgattggttatttatttaaatgtgttatgTGAAGCTGGCTGGCTGACTCTAATAGGATGTTGCAATAGATTGAACAGCTGATAATCTATCAGTAAATATTGTTAACGTCAGAGCTGTTTGATCAGGACACTCTGGCCATTAAATGAGATAGACTATAAACTCTCACCCATTTACTGCATTACACTACTAGAAAATTGTAGTGTTCCTTGTTAAATGTTCATGCACAGCTATAGTAATGAGTTTTATTACCGTTTAGGTTAAGAGACCCTGACCAGTACTTTAAACCAAGACTTATTTATTGGGACACTAGCTACCTTACAAGAACTACATTATATGGTGTGACTCCCCcaagggttttttttcctctctctgcacattttaaaaaattctgatcttatctttttattttctcaggTTCATGGTTCTCGTAGCAACAATATGTGTATCATGTCTGGACTCACCCAAATGATCAAGGAGGGAGGTGTGCGGTCACTGTGGAGAGGGAATGGTATTAATGTCCTCAAGATTGCTCCTGAGTCTGCTCTCAAGTTCATGGCTTATGAGCAGGTATTTCTAGTGGACAACTGATTGtgacttttatttagccaacaTTTTAACTCTAAACTGGCTTGCAGAAACAGGACTAATTTtccttctgtctctgtcttgaCAGATAAAGCGTCTCATAGGCAGCAGTAATGAGACATTGGGCATAACAGAGCGTTTTGTGGCTGGCTCTCTGGCAGGGGTCATTGCCCAGAGTACAATCTACCCCATGGAGGTGAGCTATCAGACACCACCTAGTTAGGAATAATTATCTGTCGTTGTAACTAAGCTCATGATCCTAACTTCTGCTGACTCGTCCCAACCCCCAGGTTCTCAAAACCCGTCTAGCACTGAGGAAGAGTGGGCAGTATTCAGGCATCTCTGACTGTGCCAAGCAGATCCTGAAGAAGGAGGGCATGGCAGCCTTCTACAAAGGCTATGTGCCCAACATGTTAGGCATTGTCCCTTACGCTGGCATTGATCTGGCAGTTTATGAGGTGAAGTGGAGGACATAACATTGAAAAATTAACGATTAATAAGTTTATACCAGTAAGATTATTTGcatacaattaaaatatatttaattttcttcCCTCCACTAGACGCTAAAGAACAACTGGTTACAGCGTTACGGTACAGAAAGTGCAGATCCTGGCGtttttgttcttctggcttGTGGTACCATCTCCAGCACATGTGGCCAGCTTGCTAGCTACCCCCTAGCTCTAATACGAACACGCATGCAAGCACAAGGTATGCCCCACATCCcttttgattatatttttagGTTGTTAATATTCTATACATTACTTGTGAT
This window contains:
- the slc25a25a gene encoding calcium-binding mitochondrial carrier protein SCaMC-2-A, whose translation is MLSLCMYVPVPNSDPVEVEYFESDGLPSELKSLFKLSVLLPSQEFTTYRNWRKKIAKTEEKDVNGQLDFEEFVHYLQDHEKDLKLVFRCLDKNTGKASANEIVQSLRELGVHITLQQAESVLKSMDKNGTMTIDWNEWKNYPSQQPTENIPEIILYWKHSTIFDVGENLMVPDEFTTEEHMTGMWWRHLVAGGGAGAVSRSCTAPLDRLKVLMQVHGSRSNNMCIMSGLTQMIKEGGVRSLWRGNGINVLKIAPESALKFMAYEQIKRLIGSSNETLGITERFVAGSLAGVIAQSTIYPMEVLKTRLALRKSGQYSGISDCAKQILKKEGMAAFYKGYVPNMLGIVPYAGIDLAVYETLKNNWLQRYGTESADPGVFVLLACGTISSTCGQLASYPLALIRTRMQAQAAVKGTPQVTMSRLFKQIVKTEGPSGLYRGMTPNFMKVIPAVSISYVVYENIKSTLGVQSR